The following DNA comes from Hordeum vulgare subsp. vulgare chromosome 3H, MorexV3_pseudomolecules_assembly, whole genome shotgun sequence.
GGTGGGTACGACACCGGCGGCTGCAGGTGGTGTTGCTGGACGCTGGGGTACGGTGCACCGCTGGGATACGGGGCGCTGCCGGGGTGCGGGGCGTAGTGGCCGCCGCCGTGCTGCCTCAGCAGCTTCTGCGTGTGCACTGCGGTCACGTACACGACGAAGCCGACGACCACGGTGATGAGCCCCAGTATCCCGGCCGCCGCGAACATGCCTGGGCGCACACGGTGGCACACCTGCCGTGGCCTCCGCCAGTCGCTGACGTGCCCGGACTCCACCCCGATCCCGATCATGAGCAGCACCTCCGCGAGCCCGAAGCAAATCCTGCATCCATCGACCAGTGTTAAACTGTTAATCCACCACAAAACCCTTGCCCAATGCATGGTTTCGGTTCTCGTGTTTTCCTACGTACCACGTGACGAAGAAGAGGCAGCAGGTTTGCCAAGTGAGGGTGTCGGTGGCGGAGGACACGCGGGGGTGGTCCTCGGCGACGGCGAGGCCAGCGGCGGCGGATTCCggcgcggcgacggcgaggagcatgTAGGCGTGCACGGCGAACATGGCGACGGCCAGCAGCAGGAAGGCGCCGATGGAGAAGGCGAGCGCCGACCGGCCGCTGCCGTTGTAGAAGCACAGCTCCACCTGCGCCTCGCTCCCGGCCACGGTCATCAGGTAGTTAGACACCTGCATGCAGGGAGCCAAAGCCAAAGCCAGCATCGGCACGATCGAGCTATAGTTAGACTTAGCTAGCAAGGCCGCGTGCGTGTTGGTCGGTGTGCGTGCGTACCTCGGAGCGCGAGCCCTCGGCGGCGAGGCAGAGGATGAAGCTGACGAGGCCGCAGAGCACGGAGAGCGCGACGAGGCCGACGGCGATCTGGCTCCCGGAGCGCCCCGCCCGCCGCTCCTGCGCCTTGCGGAGGGACAGGTCGTCGTGCGTCACGGCCGGCCGCATTGTGAAATCCTCACTTGATTGAtgacgctgctgctgctgctgctagtgCCCAATTCACCTGCAGATTGCTAGCTAAGCCGGTACCGACCTCACTCCTCTCGCAACAACTAGTACCAGGCTCCCCTTTCCACGGCCGGATACGATGTTGCCCAGTCACGTATGGTATGGTATATATGGGGCCGGTCGGTCTCTACCTGCGTCTAGCCGTCTAGGTGACGGCGACGATAGAATATGTGGTTGCGTTGGTGGGAGAGCAAGGAATTGGGGTCGCTGGGTGTGGGTGGGGTTAGGAACTTGGGTTGGGAGACGCCGCACGGGAGGAATCCATGGATGGCATTGGCATGGCGATGCATGGGATGGGAGCGTGAGGGGATCGGGGTTTCTTGCGCCGCGCCAAGGTGGGAGACATTCCGATTCGTTTCGCCTTTCCTTCTTTTTCACCAGTGAGGAGGGCACCTTCTTCTTTCCGCTGCGCCGGGTAATTCGTCGCGGTGCCTTTTGGGGAAAGCGACGCCCAGCATCTGCGCTTTGTAGCGCCAACGAGGCAACCTCAAGAGAGAAGAGAAAGGACTACTTTTCTTATTAAAAAGAAAACACACAAACGCAAGGCCGGCAGTGCCATGGCCCATGGGTACCCACTGCATTGGAGCTTGCACTCCTAGCGACATGCACTTGTGTGGAGCTAAACAGTGGAGCGCATTTGAACATTATCCTGACTCCCGTTTACGTTAACAATATAGGGTATAGGACGATCATtggcactttgtctaggcatccaTGATCACGTCTCGAAGGAAATCTTCCTGTGCTTACATTTGGATTCTTCTACAGTCTCATCGTTTGCGTTGTTATCGTTGTGACTGCAGAAGGATGTTGAGTATCGTGATTGTATTGACAACATATGATAGACTAGGAAATATTTTGTCTTGTCTTGTACTTCAAATGGATCATGTACTCCTCTATATATGCCcacgaggctcaagcaatacaacaactatttTACCAATCCATCTTTCCTTTCTAATATGGCATCTGCCGCAAGTTTCTtgacctagccgccgccaccgcttCC
Coding sequences within:
- the LOC123443380 gene encoding uncharacterized protein LOC123443380 gives rise to the protein MRPAVTHDDLSLRKAQERRAGRSGSQIAVGLVALSVLCGLVSFILCLAAEGSRSEVSNYLMTVAGSEAQVELCFYNGSGRSALAFSIGAFLLLAVAMFAVHAYMLLAVAAPESAAAGLAVAEDHPRVSSATDTLTWQTCCLFFVTWICFGLAEVLLMIGIGVESGHVSDWRRPRQVCHRVRPGMFAAAGILGLITVVVGFVVYVTAVHTQKLLRQHGGGHYAPHPGSAPYPSGAPYPSVQQHHLQPPVSYPPHPPHPAPNAPEITAAACQVQSSNAWCITKDKESAHV